Proteins from one Catenuloplanes atrovinosus genomic window:
- a CDS encoding class I SAM-dependent methyltransferase, translated as MAEDRIDASAIPDDDVTWTMLATLYLRAQENRRARPVLGDPYAAEALARIDYRFPPMRRRLLTGGAQFIVTLRGRRFDDWARACLARRPDATVLHLGCGLDSRMLRLDPEHRLRWYDLDIPPVMALRRRLYAERGGYRMIDASVSDRGWLESIPADRPVLVVAEGLLPYLTPEAVGDLLRRITDHFPAGDLIFDGVPPWMVRIARPVSWTPATHPVTAAAPRLTLAERVPISAGYDRIPVRGYRAMYRFVHAVRPLREFLVGYRYTF; from the coding sequence ATGGCAGAGGACCGGATCGACGCCAGTGCGATTCCCGACGACGACGTGACCTGGACCATGCTGGCCACGCTCTACCTGCGGGCGCAGGAGAACCGGCGGGCCCGGCCGGTGCTCGGCGATCCGTACGCGGCCGAGGCGCTGGCGCGCATCGACTACCGCTTCCCGCCGATGCGCCGGCGCCTGCTCACCGGCGGCGCGCAGTTCATCGTCACGCTGCGCGGCCGGCGGTTCGACGACTGGGCGCGCGCCTGTCTCGCGCGGCGGCCGGACGCGACCGTGCTGCATCTCGGCTGCGGGCTGGACAGCCGCATGCTGCGCCTCGATCCGGAGCACCGGCTGCGCTGGTACGACCTGGACATCCCGCCGGTGATGGCGCTGCGCCGGCGGCTCTACGCCGAGCGCGGCGGCTACCGGATGATCGACGCCTCGGTCTCCGACCGGGGCTGGCTGGAGAGCATCCCGGCGGACCGGCCCGTGCTCGTGGTGGCGGAGGGCCTGCTGCCGTACCTGACCCCGGAGGCGGTCGGTGACCTGCTGCGGCGGATCACCGACCACTTCCCGGCCGGGGACCTGATCTTCGACGGCGTGCCCCCGTGGATGGTCCGGATCGCGCGGCCGGTCAGCTGGACGCCGGCCACGCACCCGGTCACGGCCGCGGCGCCGCGGCTGACGCTGGCCGAGCGCGTGCCGATCAGCGCCGGATACGACCGCATCCCGGTCCGCGGCTACCGGGCGATGTACCGGTTCGTGCACGCGGTCCGCCCGCTGCGCGAGTTCCTGGTCGGCTACCGCTACACGTTCTGA
- a CDS encoding alpha/beta fold hydrolase, with protein MFTKAWITAALTAALVLTAACTTTGQRPGATPATAHDAATRDDADFNRLFRHETAEVDGVTMHYVTGGRGEPLVLLHGWPQTWYSWREIMPALAERYTVYALDLPGLGDSAGAPSGYDKATLARYVHGLLADRLGLRGINLAGHDLGAGVAFQYAARFPGELVRYAHLDYPLPGPALGANAYRQASWHMSFHTQDGFPELLVDDDVRGYLSLFYGYVAYGGTSFGGPGAKAPFTAEQIDEYARTYQRPEVLTGGFALYRTLDQDERDNTAAQPVTVPALLLTAEGTLAFTRSTVQPRMPNITRAVDVPGAGHWLIAENPDFVTAELLAFFG; from the coding sequence ATGTTCACGAAAGCATGGATCACGGCGGCGCTCACGGCCGCGCTCGTCCTGACGGCCGCGTGCACGACCACCGGCCAGCGGCCCGGGGCGACGCCGGCGACCGCCCACGACGCGGCCACCCGGGACGACGCCGACTTCAACCGGCTGTTCCGGCACGAGACGGCCGAGGTCGACGGCGTGACGATGCACTACGTCACCGGCGGGCGCGGCGAGCCGCTCGTCCTGCTGCACGGGTGGCCGCAGACGTGGTACTCGTGGCGCGAGATCATGCCGGCGCTCGCCGAGCGGTACACGGTCTACGCGCTCGATCTGCCGGGGCTCGGGGACAGCGCTGGCGCGCCGTCCGGTTACGACAAGGCCACGCTCGCCCGGTACGTCCACGGGCTGCTCGCCGACCGGCTGGGACTGCGCGGGATCAACCTCGCCGGGCACGATCTCGGGGCCGGGGTGGCGTTCCAGTACGCCGCGCGGTTCCCGGGCGAGTTGGTCAGGTACGCCCACCTCGACTACCCGCTGCCCGGTCCCGCACTCGGCGCGAACGCCTACCGCCAGGCGAGCTGGCACATGTCGTTCCACACCCAGGACGGGTTCCCCGAACTGCTGGTCGACGACGACGTCCGCGGCTATCTGTCGCTGTTCTACGGGTACGTCGCGTACGGCGGGACCAGCTTCGGCGGGCCGGGCGCGAAGGCCCCGTTCACCGCGGAACAGATCGACGAATACGCCCGTACGTACCAGCGCCCCGAGGTCCTGACCGGCGGCTTCGCGCTGTACCGCACCCTGGACCAGGACGAGCGGGACAACACGGCGGCGCAGCCGGTCACGGTGCCGGCGCTGCTGCTGACCGCCGAGGGCACGCTCGCCTTCACCCGCTCGACGGTCCAGCCCCGCATGCCGAACATCACCCGCGCGGTCGACGTCCCCGGGGCCGGGCACTGGCTGATCGCGGAGAACCCGGACTTCGTCACGGCCGAGCTGCTGGCCTTCTTCGGATGA
- a CDS encoding alpha-galactosidase: MSDNVCTFTHARSRALIRQLRAAGTGIVLDARGARPPAIVHWGADLGDLPAGALAAIADASVPAVPPSSIDVPLWLPLLPSFTDGWSERPGLDGFFTDHTPVALETWSADAGDGWLSVTGTGTLAVTTRLELSREGVLRIRHTLANRGSADFVLTALDLQLPVPDRAREVLDFSGLWAHERRPQRGELRHGAWMRESRHGRPGHDDAFLLVAGAPGFGFRDGEVWAAHLAWSGDKRVWAARSALGPAVLGAGELLGAGEVTLAPGAEYTTPWLVAVWSDRGLDGLSDRLHPWIRGRCELRRPRPVVLNTWEAVYFAQDLETLGALADAAGAVGVERFVLDDGWFTGRRDDRRALGDWFVDAEVWPAGLHPLITRVHEAGMDFGLWVEPEMVSPTSSLAERHPDWVLDGSPTWRFQRVLDLANPEAYGYVLERLNALLSEYPIAFLKWDHNRDVLAPGVAHRQTTALYRLLRELRVAHPDVEIESCASGGARIDLGILELVDRFWTSDTNDPLDRQTIQRWTSVLVPPEYLGGHLGDKAAHITGRTTDLAFRQVTALFGSAGIEWNLLRATPGEREAITEWIALHKRLRELLHTGRVVRGDTADPAQLVHGVVARDRRQAVFAYVTLDAPQAALPAPIRFPGLHPDRLYTVRPLLTGPVTQDAPPPWLASGSVTLPGRVLSAVGLAVPLLKPQQAALFEVSA; encoded by the coding sequence GTGAGTGACAACGTGTGCACGTTCACACACGCGAGGAGTAGAGCCCTGATCCGCCAGCTTCGCGCCGCGGGCACCGGCATCGTGCTGGACGCCCGCGGCGCACGACCGCCCGCCATCGTCCACTGGGGCGCCGACCTCGGCGATCTCCCGGCCGGCGCGCTCGCCGCGATCGCCGACGCGTCCGTGCCCGCGGTGCCGCCGAGCAGCATCGACGTACCGCTGTGGCTGCCGTTGCTGCCCTCGTTCACCGACGGGTGGAGCGAGCGCCCGGGCCTCGACGGCTTCTTCACCGACCACACCCCGGTCGCGCTGGAGACCTGGTCGGCCGACGCCGGTGACGGGTGGCTGAGCGTCACCGGGACCGGCACGCTGGCGGTCACCACGCGGCTGGAGCTGTCCCGCGAGGGCGTGCTGCGAATCCGGCACACGCTGGCCAACCGCGGTTCGGCCGACTTCGTGCTGACCGCGCTGGACCTGCAACTGCCGGTGCCGGACCGGGCGCGCGAGGTGCTGGACTTCTCCGGGCTGTGGGCGCACGAGCGCCGGCCGCAGCGCGGCGAGCTGCGCCACGGCGCGTGGATGCGCGAGTCGCGGCACGGCCGCCCCGGACACGACGACGCGTTCCTGCTGGTCGCGGGCGCGCCCGGGTTCGGGTTCCGGGACGGCGAGGTGTGGGCCGCGCACCTGGCGTGGAGCGGCGACAAGCGGGTGTGGGCGGCGCGGTCCGCGCTCGGCCCGGCCGTGCTCGGCGCCGGTGAGCTGCTCGGCGCCGGCGAGGTCACGCTCGCGCCGGGCGCGGAGTACACCACGCCGTGGCTGGTCGCGGTCTGGTCCGATCGCGGCCTGGACGGGCTCTCCGACCGGCTGCACCCGTGGATCCGCGGCCGCTGCGAGCTGCGCCGGCCGCGCCCGGTGGTGCTGAACACCTGGGAGGCCGTCTACTTCGCGCAGGATCTGGAGACGCTCGGCGCGCTCGCGGACGCGGCCGGCGCCGTGGGCGTGGAGCGGTTCGTGCTGGACGACGGCTGGTTCACCGGGCGGCGCGACGACCGGCGCGCGCTCGGCGACTGGTTCGTCGACGCCGAGGTCTGGCCGGCCGGGCTGCACCCGCTGATCACCCGGGTGCACGAGGCCGGCATGGACTTCGGCCTGTGGGTCGAGCCGGAGATGGTGAGCCCCACGTCGTCGCTGGCCGAGCGGCACCCGGACTGGGTGCTGGACGGCTCCCCCACCTGGCGCTTCCAGCGCGTGCTGGACCTGGCCAACCCCGAGGCCTACGGGTACGTGCTGGAACGGCTGAACGCGCTGCTCAGCGAGTACCCGATCGCGTTCCTGAAGTGGGACCACAACCGGGACGTGCTCGCCCCCGGCGTGGCGCACCGGCAGACCACCGCGCTCTACCGGCTGCTGCGCGAGCTGCGGGTGGCCCACCCGGACGTGGAGATCGAGAGCTGCGCGTCCGGCGGCGCCCGGATCGACCTGGGCATCCTGGAGCTGGTCGACCGGTTCTGGACCTCGGACACCAACGACCCGCTCGACCGGCAGACCATCCAGCGGTGGACGTCGGTGCTCGTACCCCCGGAATATCTCGGTGGGCACCTCGGCGACAAGGCCGCGCACATCACCGGGCGCACCACGGATCTCGCGTTCCGGCAGGTCACCGCACTGTTCGGCAGCGCCGGCATCGAGTGGAACCTGCTGCGCGCCACGCCCGGCGAGCGCGAGGCGATCACCGAGTGGATCGCGCTGCACAAGCGGCTGCGCGAGCTGCTGCACACCGGCCGGGTGGTGCGCGGCGACACCGCGGACCCGGCGCAGCTCGTGCACGGCGTGGTCGCGCGGGACCGGCGGCAGGCCGTCTTCGCGTACGTCACGCTGGACGCGCCGCAGGCCGCGCTGCCCGCCCCGATCCGGTTCCCCGGCCTGCACCCGGACCGGCTCTACACGGTACGGCCGCTGCTCACCGGCCCGGTCACGCAGGACGCGCCGCCGCCGTGGCTGGCGTCCGGCTCGGTGACGCTGCCCGGCCGGGTGCTCTCCGCGGTCGGCCTGGCGGTGCCGCTGCTCAAGCCGCAGCAGGCCGCGCTGTTCGAGGTGTCCGCCTGA
- a CDS encoding dienelactone hydrolase family protein: MHFTTTRRLDDGVLEREFTLGGVPGLLWTPTSAAAPMPLILIGHPGGLRRMHPRLAARGRHATAAGFAAVTIEQPGAGDRPPLADAERARADLQRALRTGEPLDEIVDRLVLPLVERAVPEWRALLDAVLTLPEIGGPVGYSGGVIAIGLRLAVVEPRIAAAVLFAGSYLPRGMIEEARRVTVPVRVLLQWDDEGNDRRLALDVFDALGSAEKTLHANLGGHTGIPAFEADDANRFFARQLRPQNV, translated from the coding sequence ATGCACTTCACCACCACGCGGCGCCTCGACGACGGCGTCCTCGAACGCGAGTTCACGCTCGGCGGCGTACCCGGTCTGCTGTGGACGCCCACGTCCGCCGCCGCGCCGATGCCGCTGATCCTGATCGGACACCCGGGCGGGCTGCGCCGGATGCATCCGCGGCTGGCCGCCCGGGGTCGGCACGCCACCGCGGCGGGCTTCGCCGCGGTCACCATCGAACAGCCGGGCGCCGGTGACCGGCCACCGCTCGCGGACGCCGAGCGGGCGCGGGCGGACCTGCAACGGGCGCTGCGAACCGGTGAGCCGCTCGACGAGATCGTGGACCGGCTGGTCCTGCCGCTGGTCGAGCGCGCGGTGCCGGAGTGGCGGGCGCTGCTGGACGCCGTCCTGACGCTGCCGGAGATCGGCGGACCGGTCGGCTACTCCGGCGGGGTGATCGCCATCGGACTCCGGCTGGCGGTGGTCGAGCCCCGGATCGCGGCCGCGGTGCTGTTCGCGGGCAGCTACCTGCCGCGCGGCATGATCGAGGAGGCCCGGCGGGTCACCGTCCCGGTACGGGTGCTGCTGCAGTGGGACGACGAGGGCAACGACCGGCGGCTGGCACTGGACGTGTTCGACGCGCTCGGCTCCGCGGAGAAGACGCTGCACGCGAACCTGGGCGGGCACACCGGCATCCCGGCCTTCGAGGCGGACGACGCGAACCGGTTCTTCGCCCGGCAGCTGAGGCCTCAGAACGTGTAG